The genomic segment CCAACGATATTTTAGCATTAAAGGCCTGGCCCGCATGCTAAAATCCCTGGCTGTTCACCGGCCAAAATATACGCGCCGGTATTATATGCATGGACCCATCGTTTCGCATGGATGTGTATGTTTAAGTATTTGTGCAATGCTACGTGTGCACGTCGCATACACACGTGTTTTGCCATTAATTCGCATTATTTTCTGATAGTTAGAACTCTTTCcagtttagaattaatttttttccacgaataaaaatatcaaaatacctgcaattatttttcaaaattatatttcaattgaaaattaagaaacaTGGACAgataaactaacaataagaaaggAGGGTGGGTAAAATATGCTGATTTTTGCCCAGAAAGTGtaacgtaaattatatatactttcttatatattatagtttttgagATGCTGAATACGAAAATACTCGTTTTATTAGTCTAAGCCCGTGGAAAAGTGATCAAAATTCGACTCAAATAGTTGAATaaagtcatttttaatataaattcgatAGTGTCCattttgttgcaattatttaattatttgtatatatatatatatatatactagctTTTCGCCCCGCGCTTTGCGCGGGCCTTAAAGCCTTTACCCAATATTGATCTcgttattattagtttttacacaatttataattcttcaattttcaaaacctctctatataatatttttcgtaaaaaattatagattctACTTAATATGATATCCTTGATTGcttattttttcaatctgtttatacatatattttttttaattataagaggttatgttttcgtgaaaaaaatttttaaatggcagagaaatctggaaaaacattttttttcgcgaaaatataactttctataattaaaaaaaaaattttaatttaaaaaatgtgatttctcaatgttttgaaacattttgaaCACATTGGCAGAGAAAtctggaaaaacattttttttcgcaaaaacaTAAcctcctataattaaaaaaattttcaaattaaaaaaaccacATAGCAGCTATCCCAGAataatttgcaacattttgATATCAATTTTGTGAGAATCGGTCTACAAATGTGGAAGTAGTTCGTGGTCAtacagacagacagacggacgatatttatatatatatatatatgtataaatattgtccgtctgtctgtctgtctgtatGACCACGAACTACTTCCACATTTGTGGACCGATTCTCACAAAATTGATatcaaaatgttatatatatatatataaataattatagtttaattttataatttcttttactaataactaaaaaaaaaacactttaaaatgaaacattttaaaaatgctaaatataatataccaaaattaatataatataaaaattaaaaaataaatagacaatttattcaaagaatCTTAAGCCTCATCAGATGCAACTGCATACAgttgtacaattttaaatacctTAAAATGGACTTCCACTACTATAGAGGTTCCATTCAAAGGCgcattaagttttttatagtaaaccttacctatattatttttcgtattatattgtatagcGTCTCGTTTTATTTGCTATCAAAATCTTAATCTTATCAATTTCTCGGTTGATCGGATCCGCTAATGTTTAAAGTCGAAATATCTGTTCCtatatctctttatatatttttgaaattctcacctcaacatttaattatttttataagttgtACATCTGATGAGATTTGAGattcttgaataaattgactatttattttttaatttttatattatattgattttgctatgttagatttaatatttctagagtgttttattaaaagttccTTTAGTTTTCaggaaaagaaattataaaactaaactataatataattaaataattgcaaaatcgaCACTAATTGAATCACTGTTGAAAGTGACTTATCCTAAACTGTCctgtattatcaatatttttattataccaaaatgtttttattggttgtataaaatgataaatttttttctacgatAAAAGTATACACCAAAACCTCTTCGGAACGTATGcgatgttatattaataaagaaaaaaattaagaaattacagTTTTGTTATTGGCTTTTAGAGCCAGATCGTAACAATAATTGCTTGATACAAACGTTTTGCAATTTGTATCAACAAAATGAGATATGTTCCAGATATAAATTGCGTGAAAGAATATTAgtgatattttagatataagcTTAGAAGtttagataaaaaacattttgttaaagaaaatgttgtgcagcaaaatatttttactaggcttctaaactaatttttaaaatttcacaaatattcctttATGAAATTCTTACAGTGggaacctattttattttatgtgcataaattgcaacttttatattaagcaaatatattgtcattagGTAAGATTTTGGTTGGTAATATAGAACAGCTTTAGGATCTCTTAAGGCGAATTTTAACTACTTTTAGACGAGCTTAGACCAATAAAACGGGTATTTTCATATTCAGCAACTCGACaactatataagaaaatatatgtaatttacgtTACATTTTTTGGGCAAAAATCAACACATTTTACCTTCCTTAggtattaatgttatattcttgtgagttaatttttaaataaattttaatggtattttttaatttaggatTTACAGAGTATaagaatacatataatattgaaaaaattgtgaaaaattacagggaataatttattgcaaagaAATAATCGATTCCGAATTcatcgaaaaaataataaaatggatgtgaaacaccctatatatacatatatatatatacgcaaatACTacactaaatatttatattgcctTGAATCTCGTATCAGTTTTTCTCGTAAATTTAGGGtcggaaataataataagagtgCGATGGTAAGAGtgtttcaaagttttaatttaatagaaacgAAATCTCTGGTTTGTGATAGTGTGCAATAAGATGTGCAATAAGGTAGAtgtctttttatatacatttctgTGACAtagatatttgtttattaaaattaaaaaatatttgattttaaaaactttgaggaaaaatgtagaaaaatgaaaaaaagttcaaaaaagttttattctttaaaaattgtttaaaagtttttgaaatgtatgttttattttctgctTTTAGTTTCTAAAAGTGTAATTTAGATGAGTGTAAAAGAACGTCTCTAAtctaaaacttaaaaataaaacgctAAAGGAAAAAGCATAAATATTGCAAGAGGAAAAAACTTGCGGGGCCAGCCCTCTGTGTCTGTACGGAATATACATGTATCCTATAACCACTCGTTTCGTCGAGGTAGAAGAGATATGTATTCGCGGTGGATAGTTCTGTGCGAAGTTTAATATTGCCTTATGCGTATTCATATCATGTGTAGGATGGCCCTTTTAGGTGGAAATGAGCTTATATCATGGATGTAAACAGAATATAGGAACTTCGATGGAAAATTGCGAGCAGTTCAACAGATTGGGAAGCAGTGTAAACGAAGATAACGTTCTCGTAGAGACTCCAGATTTATTTGCTTGTCGATCGTTAAAGTGCCTTAATCGATACGGCCACTgtgattaattttgaaagagaaaaaaaaatatgacaaatgtattataaaaacatataaataattttgaatttcttatcaAACGCTTTGTGCGCTGAacaaatttcaacaataatttaattaaatattaaatagtaatttatatatatacgtatatattaataaaagataatgataataataatttataaaattaaataataactcttcgattcttgaaattataatataaaataatttttaatttagattgaaaaataaaggagATTAATTTGGAatcgattatatatgtatactagtTTTTCGCCCCGCGCTTCGCGCGGGCCTCAAAGCCTTTCTCTAATACTGATCTcgttattattagtttttacacaatttataattcttcaattttcaaaacctctctatataatatttttcgtaaaaaattttagattttacttAATAAGATATCCTTGATTGCTTATTTCTTCaatctatttatacatatatattttttaattataggaggttatattttcgcgaaaaaaatttttaaatggcagagaaatctggaaaaacatttcttttcgcgaaaacataacctcctataattaaaaaaaaaattttaatttaaagaatgtgatttctcaatgtttcgaaacattttgttggcaaaaaaattaggaaaaacattttttttcgcgaaaacataacctcctataattaaaaaaaattttttaatttaaaaaatgatttctcaATGTTTCGAAACATTTTGAACACATTGGCAGGGAAATCTGgaaaaacatcttttttttgcgaaaacaTAAcctcctataattaaaaaaaaaaattttaattaaaaaaatgtgatttctcAATGTTTCGAAACATTTCGAACACATGGGCAGAAAAATctggaaaacatttttttcgcgaaaatataACCTaactttctataattaaaaaaaaaaatttttttaattttcaaattaaaaaaaaacacatagcAGCACTCCCCGAataatttgcaacattttgGTACGAATTTCGTGGGAATCGGTCCACAAATGTGGAAGTAGTTTGCGGTCAAACAGACAGACGGAcactacttatatatatagatagatgtTGAGTGTCAAGCTGggttaaatttgttaaacaaTATTGCACGAGATCAGATATGCGCAAACGATATCTCGAGCGAGAACTCGAACGTTAGACGAGGACATAGATACGTTAACTTTCATCCGATCCCTTTCAAGCGAACGTTTCCAGACAGATGGATACTCATTATGTAAAGTGTATGCAACACGAATGTATGGGTGACCGCTACATTTCCCCGTGTTTAGGATGGACAAGTACGTTTGCGTGTATGGCCCGTATTATACGTATTATAGCACCTCGGCGCCAACTTTAATATAGCCTTCATACAGTATTCATATCGCACCGCATGCGGAAATGAGGGAAATATCCCTCTTCGTCTGGATGGGAAAATGAGCTGCCAAACACTCTTACGCGCCTCGCGTCCATTTTCGTGCAAACCTAATTTTACCGATACTTCATACTATGAGTAAATGAGCGAGTGAGAATTTCTACAAAACCAGAGACCTCTCTCAGTCAGACAAAGGCTAATACATTGAGAGATATGCACTgagcataataatataaagcatCCTatgaaagttataaaatatataaaagctaaaaaataaatacagctctctaataaaatctaaataaatctaaaaagtatgtattataataaaaatatatttacatctttttGGGGAGAATAACTCTTCACAtgttagagagaaaaatatgaaattagtTTAAGAATgcatttttgtcatttatttcgtttcttaaagtttatatttaattattaatcttattcgAAGACTATAATACTGTTcaacatttttcataaaaaatgacTACGCacaattcattaattaagaatAGTAACAGTGAAGATAGTATCGGACCAAAGACTCTGAGGTTGAAGGTGACGTCGAGTGTATCGCTCTCGGCTGAATGTTCTCGACCGAAGTTATGTAAAGGGAAGGGAAGCGGATTCTCAAAGTTTGATATTCATGCCGCACTGGATAACGCCTTAATCGAGCCTTTGCGTCGTGTTCTGAAGGGGAAAGGGTCATCGACGAAGTCCGATGGATAACGAGCGACAAAATCGCACCGTATGCACACCGTCGTCGTCCAGGGCAACTTCCGGGAACGAGACACTAGAGCGAAGCTTCGATTAACAGCAAAGACTATTACCGCGAGTTTAGTTAAGCTCAGATTACGTGAAAggagacaaatatatatatgtatatatatatatatatatatatatatatatatatatatatatatatatatattgtaaaagattaatatataaaatcagtataattatatacacacaaaagaattttattttaatagatttatttgtatttggaTAATacatgacaaatatatatatatgtatataaaattatattaataaaaaatataaaatatcgcaaATATCCGTTTATAATCGTGCCatggataattataattttatcacttCAACACAAGATAATCGACATTTATTTCGCCCGAGCAAATCCCACTTGCTCATTTCCTAGGTCAAATACAGTATAGTATGCGCTAATAAATTTCGTTCCCAGAACAAAATCATATTTGTGTTTAGATGCGTGATCAGATTCCACGAAGCTGCTCGAACATATCACgtgattgtttaatttttcctgcgaaggaaaattaaatttacaatgtgGACATTTCTcctcttaatataatttaaacagaatattataatacttactTGATGAATATAATCCTTAGGAGTAAGATCTAACGTCTTGCCATTCAGAACAAAACTAAGAGTAGGCAACTCATCAATTCGATTACAATCCAgctttaaataagataatataataaattaaaattcgattactaataattaatttaacaaatcttaatatacatatattcagtaaaattttttacgatttttctACAGAAAACTATGTCATTGTGATTGTAAATTACTTACATTTCCAAACCCATCACTAATagatttaacatataaattcaaaatggcgATATATGATCGGGGTGCAACTATTCGTGAGGTACTTGTGTTAATAATAGCTTGGCAGCCATTCGAGCAGTAAATAACATTATCGATTTTGGCACTAAAGtacaataacattaataatataattacaattaattacaataacattaataataatttgttgcaACATGATTagcgtaatttatatataataatatacctaTCCAGTTCAAACTGGTAGTATCCTTTGTGAGTAACAGGAACATATGTGAGTTCACCGTCAAAATAAGCGGGATCATAACCACCCAATAACAATTCACCACTTACATCAGTTGAAGGGTTCCTGCAtagattgtatattttttaaattgtaatatttataatatacactacgtaaaaaaattaaagagtcattttcttccatataaaaaaaggccaattttcaagtagttttatatatatatatatttttgttattaaaaatacgtgCATATGGAGAGAAAATACAAACCGATTTAGATAGTAGCTGAAAACAGGTTTTGATATTAGGCCTTGTTGAAATAAGTTGTAGAAGAAAGGCGTAATTCCATTGCTAGACGTATCATAACCCAGGCCCACAAAACCGtcatatttacttaaaataaacGTTGGGCCCTTCTGAGTGATTACTTCTCCGAACGTATGATTTTGAACATTGAGACCGGCAATCTATAATGAAATcggtattataataatagatagtGCCGCGCACGAGACTAACAATGTAATTgcttaaggatgtttagtatctattttaaaaatataggaatttaataaaatttggacagattgttctgatacatgttcagagacttataaaaaaacctagagttgattcactgaagcaatcaaaagttataaggattttaatttgcaataaatttaaccgtcgatattattaaaatgtaattattttgtggatctaattataagtaaaagtaataatataattataaatataattatttatataaataagtataaatatcattatttctgtcctttttagcctttaaattgatacgattacagattttctatcttataaaaaacctgtgatcgtgttgatttaagagctaaaatagatagaaataataataggaatttattcaaaatttgcaaaagtatagtttaaatagagaaaatatttgatcacataattttggtaagtactgactagttcaaaagatattgaatataatattctcaatttcgtcctattatccgagatgacatattatttattgtgaaaacgtggcaacatagcattcagttgagccttcttttgacattttaaataacctatcttttcatctgaagaagcctctatatacaaacgtgtaagtgagaagcgactaggcctgatatgtcaatttgcaatttgaccaacttatgaaaaattaccatgttgccacatttctttcttctcggagaagtgacaaattattaaatttatcaaagaaataattaaaaatctatattttgtcattattttatttactattataatttttattctgacattttaaattactctgtacgagtaaattcttttatttttataattcaaattttgtgctgtaatgttgaaatcgaggtaccgtcaatgataaaagtttctcattataatttaagaaacacgaaaattttccgaaaaaaagcaacataagttcgaaaatacatttctacactctagctgtaaataaataataagattttatgtaatctttataataatcatatattaagatatatgagaaaagtatatattcgtcaatttcgactactttttgctccgattgtaggtgctaaacatccttaagaAATGTTTAATCATTATGTAATTGTAACTAAAttgaattgtttaataatgaCTTACATTCACTACATCAGTAGATAAATATCCACCGACACTGACAGGTCCATAGTCGAGATTAAATGCAGCACCATTTGGTACGTATGTGCTGGATagcttgttattatatttatgaaaatttactataaagaatgataaatgatattatacaAGTTagtaaactatttttaaaaaataaaaaaaaacttattgatctgaataaataatacttgttTGAATTATCAtcagatatatgtaaatgtatttgtCTGTCGTAAGTTATCTTGTGTGTGTTAAAGCTTATTTGTATCTGCAGAGTgtgataaattacataaataagtaaatgcAAATTGTAAAGCttgattttgtaatatttatagtatcaACGATTTTAGTTcctaaaattacatttgttcTTCTTGTTTAAAGTTTTccaaagatttatatttgaaaaatataattagtataaatataggatagaattttataacatttataatattttaatgcactttgatttgatattaattatttaaaaaaaattatgttttaagcaataaatcaatattattaaatacaatatatatatatatatatatatatatatatatatatatatatatattgcgtatatatttgtgagcgcagtttataaaatatatcttatgtaCTTATAGATatcaattaattgttattctgtatatatatatatatatatatatatatatatatatatattataatacttacaGCAAGGAAATACGACAAAGCGGCAGTTTTGCGATGCTACCCAAAAATTTGAAGAACTGGTATCAAATACTACTTGAAATTTCTGCGGTGGAGTTCCAATATTAATTTCACCATAGTATTGTATGTGTAGATGATTGaaactttttaacaaataattattatcaaattgaaACTCATtttccttcaatttttttccaatagcAATCGTTTTGTACAATGGAAcccttaaaataatataaagaacattttgttacacacacgcatatatgtatacatacacatacttatataatgtataattatatttttactgatGCAAAGAAAAgacatttaaaaagtatatatataagttaacgAGGAAACTATATacgtttgataaattaaactgatttttttcaattataagaCTTACACATGtgtaaatcttataatttattaattgttttattaattaatcaattaattacttatctattaattaatattgtgattattatacctgaaatattatttaactagcttttctaaaaattttagattttacttAATAAGATATCCTTGATAGCTTATTTCTTCaatctatttatacatatatattttttaattacagaaggttatgttttcgcgaaaaaaatgtttaaatggcagaaaaatctgaaaaaacatttttttcgtgaAAACATAACTtcctataatttaaaatataaaaaattattaaaaaatgtgatttctcaatgttttgaaacattttgatCACATTGGCAGAGAAAtttggaaaaacattttttttcgcgaaaacatAATCTcccataattaaaaaaaaaatttttttttaattttcaaattaaaaaaaccacATAGCAGCCATTCCAGAataatttgcaacattttaGTATCAATTTCGTAGGAATCGGTCCACAAATGTGAAAGTAGTTCGCGgtcagacagacagacagacggacgctacttatatatatagatagatctatagtcttaaaaattaatacattataatttaataatagaccCTGATTTTTAGTTAAAGATACTGTTGCATGCAATCTTATACAAAGAGATAACTCATTAGATAATTCTATTTACCAGAGATAATGTCAAGtaaacaaataagaaaaagcagcttattattatatctagtTGACCTGTgtgtttatcaaaaaatagattaattattagaaacgTGATATTGCGATAAAGTAGATAGCTCGCAAAAACGCGAGCTTCGTGAATtcgtagaaaattatttttctaaaaaaaacgtttttatttttcttattaataaataaacatatacatattttgaagaaattttgttaagtTCTGATTAAAATGCAAtcacatttacataaatttcgtatatttttcaaatatttgctgAGATATTCATGATCTGTTCActctaacaatatttataaaatattttgataaatgtttataaaatattcaaataattaatctaaatattttatatatagtttataaatattacgtcTTATCGGAGAACGTATGCTTACCTATGGATTTGCGCTTCAGTCAGCACGAAGAGTGCCGCGACCGCCACGAAAAAGCGAAACATGTTTCCAAAATATCGTTCTGCACCTTTCTAACTggaacaagaaataaattatatagtcgatatattataaattatatattagaactATACTAGGGCTCTGTTTATCGGCATGCGGTGGcgactgtatatataattgcgcGCGTTCAAAACATTTCTACAGATTAATCCAATCTAAAACTAATTtgtttagtattttttaaaattatatagcataaactgtatgaaaaaattaataataaattattaaatgtgtgATTAATAAAGAAGAAGCGATCAGCGAaagaatacattatttataccaGACAAATAGTCATGTCACAATGATCTTTacaaataacattttcttCGCAAAAAGTAACAACGTAAAGCATCACGCTCATATCAGcagttttcacaataaatatcgCGCTATTCAAGATAAAATCGTGcacaaattatgcaaaaaattcattatgaCTTTGTTGGcaataagaaaagattgaaaaaatttttttatcaaaaactgtataaatgatttaaaaaaagactttatatatatatatatatatatatatatatatatatatatatatatatatgtatgtataattactcGTGCTCTTGAAGTGAAATTATCCCACGAGATGACACGCAAGGCTATTTaacactaaattattattcgtgtGGAGCTTCGTTTTTATATCCCTCTTTTGGGGAGACTTTGCTCTCTAATAATGAAAtcaattgataaaaatcagatattaatttatgattaaactATTATCCAAGTTATTTTTTTGGGTTTCTTCCTTAATTGAGAGAAAACTTTCCGATAGAAAACTTTTTCGTCATCGATGTTTTTTTGCTGTCCGTTGAAGTCTTTATAACTTTGATTAGATATCTGAT from the Anoplolepis gracilipes chromosome 11, ASM4749672v1, whole genome shotgun sequence genome contains:
- the LOC140671124 gene encoding lysosomal aspartic protease-like is translated as MFRFFVAVAALFVLTEAQIHRVPLYKTIAIGKKLKENEFQFDNNYLLKSFNHLHIQYYGEINIGTPPQKFQVVFDTSSSNFWVASQNCRFVVFPCLNFHKYNNKLSSTYVPNGAAFNLDYGPVSVGGYLSTDVVNIAGLNVQNHTFGEVITQKGPTFILSKYDGFVGLGYDTSSNGITPFFYNLFQQGLISKPVFSYYLNRNPSTDVSGELLLGGYDPAYFDGELTYVPVTHKGYYQFELDSAKIDNVIYCSNGCQAIINTSTSRIVAPRSYIAILNLYVKSISDGFGNLDCNRIDELPTLSFVLNGKTLDLTPKDYIHQEKLNNHVICSSSFVESDHASKHKYDFVLGTKFISAYYTVFDLGNEQVGFARAK